The Streptomyces achromogenes genome window below encodes:
- the tig gene encoding trigger factor: MKSAVETLNPTRVRLSIEVPFEELKDSLDAAYKKINQQVTVKGFRKGKIPARVIDQRFGRGAVLEEAVNDALPKFYTEAVNEAEIDVLGQPEVDITELKDGETLNFTAEVDVRPALELPEDFSSIEVEVDAVEVTDEDIDKSVEQLRERFASTSPVERAAEDGDVVTVDLEAKVDGEVLEDGVASGVSYTIGSGELLEGIDEAVKGLEAGGETTFTSELKGGSAAGKEAEVTVKVTQVAARELPELDDEFAQLASEFDTLDELKADSRKRLENMKQYDQATQAQERVLEKLLELVEVPVPEKLLEDEVNTRKHNLEHHQLGQMGLDLDKYLEIQGKTAEEFETETREAAVKGIKTQFVLDELVKREKLNVNQEELTEHLMRRAASSGMSPDQFAQAVVEGGQVPLLVGEVARGKALATVVESATVKDTNGEVIDLDDDEAEDAPGTAEAAEAAAETEEKPEA, encoded by the coding sequence GTGAAGAGCGCCGTGGAGACCCTGAACCCGACTCGGGTTCGGCTCAGCATCGAGGTGCCCTTCGAGGAGCTCAAGGACAGCCTCGACGCGGCGTACAAGAAGATCAACCAGCAGGTCACGGTGAAGGGCTTCCGCAAGGGCAAGATTCCCGCCCGGGTCATCGACCAGCGCTTCGGCCGTGGCGCCGTGCTGGAGGAGGCCGTCAACGACGCGCTTCCGAAGTTCTACACCGAGGCGGTCAACGAGGCGGAGATCGACGTCCTCGGCCAGCCCGAGGTCGACATCACGGAGCTGAAGGACGGCGAGACGCTGAACTTCACCGCCGAGGTCGACGTCCGTCCCGCCCTCGAGCTCCCCGAGGACTTCTCCTCCATCGAGGTCGAGGTCGACGCCGTCGAGGTGACGGACGAGGACATCGACAAGTCGGTCGAGCAGCTCCGCGAGCGCTTCGCCTCGACCTCCCCGGTCGAGCGTGCCGCCGAGGACGGCGACGTCGTGACCGTCGACCTGGAGGCCAAGGTCGACGGCGAGGTCCTCGAGGACGGCGTCGCCAGCGGCGTCTCCTACACCATCGGCTCGGGCGAGCTGCTGGAAGGCATCGACGAGGCCGTCAAGGGCCTGGAGGCCGGTGGCGAGACCACCTTCACCTCCGAGCTGAAGGGCGGCTCGGCGGCCGGCAAGGAGGCCGAGGTCACCGTCAAGGTCACCCAGGTCGCCGCCCGCGAGCTCCCCGAGCTGGACGACGAGTTCGCGCAGCTCGCCTCCGAGTTCGACACCCTCGACGAGCTCAAGGCGGACAGCCGCAAGCGCCTCGAGAACATGAAGCAGTACGACCAGGCCACGCAGGCCCAGGAGCGCGTCCTCGAGAAGCTGCTGGAGCTCGTCGAGGTGCCCGTCCCCGAGAAGCTGCTCGAGGACGAGGTCAACACCCGCAAGCACAACCTGGAGCACCACCAGCTCGGCCAGATGGGCCTCGACCTCGACAAGTACCTGGAGATCCAGGGCAAGACCGCCGAGGAGTTCGAGACCGAGACCCGCGAGGCCGCGGTCAAGGGCATCAAGACCCAGTTCGTGCTCGACGAGCTCGTCAAGCGCGAGAAGCTGAACGTCAACCAGGAGGAGCTCACCGAGCACCTCATGCGCCGTGCCGCCTCCTCCGGCATGTCCCCCGACCAGTTCGCCCAGGCGGTCGTCGAGGGCGGCCAGGTTCCGCTCCTGGTCGGCGAGGTCGCCCGCGGCAAGGCGCTGGCCACGGTCGTCGAGTCCGCCACGGTGAAGGACACCAACGGCGAGGTCATCGACCTGGACGACGACGAGGCCGAGGACGCCCCGGGGACGGCGGAGGCCGCCGAGGCCGCTGCCGAGACCGAGGAGAAGCCCGAGGCCTGA
- a CDS encoding acyltransferase family protein: MFHAASSLVPSTRSSPNQNDQDDQHGHDDRRNRSRDRSAERAAPRPAAQRDAFFDNAKYLAIVLVAVGHSWEPLKGDSRVLQAAYMFVYSFHMPAFIVISGFFSRSFDGSPARLKRLITGVAVPYVVFETAYPVFRRYVDHNPAQEISLLDPWYLTWFLCALFVWRLTTPVWKLVRHPLPVALGLAMLATVTPAIGDDLDLQRVLQFLPFFVLGLCLRPEHFRLVRRRTVRIAAVPVFALALAFAYWAVPRMNVSWLYHRDSAQELGAPWWAGPVMQLALFGCSLVLTACFFSWVPGRTMWFTVLGAGTLYGYLLHGFLIKTADYRGWFEHPALHRPLGEIAVSVAVAVAVTLLCTPPVRRVFRFVMEPKMEWVFKRDAAQLAREREKGARPEESGRRGTDEKVAGGVGA; the protein is encoded by the coding sequence ATGTTCCACGCCGCCTCGTCTCTCGTTCCGAGCACGCGCTCTTCCCCGAACCAGAACGACCAGGACGACCAGCACGGTCACGACGATCGGCGCAACCGGTCCCGGGACAGATCCGCCGAGCGTGCGGCCCCACGGCCCGCCGCGCAGCGGGACGCGTTCTTCGACAACGCCAAGTACCTGGCGATCGTGCTGGTGGCCGTGGGGCACTCCTGGGAGCCGCTCAAGGGCGACAGCCGGGTGCTGCAGGCGGCGTACATGTTCGTGTACTCGTTCCACATGCCGGCGTTCATCGTCATCTCCGGCTTCTTCTCCCGGAGTTTCGACGGCAGCCCGGCCCGGCTCAAGCGCCTGATCACGGGCGTCGCCGTGCCGTACGTCGTCTTCGAGACCGCCTATCCCGTCTTCCGGCGCTACGTCGACCACAACCCCGCCCAGGAGATCAGCCTTCTCGACCCCTGGTACCTCACCTGGTTCCTGTGCGCGCTGTTCGTCTGGCGGCTCACCACGCCGGTCTGGAAGCTCGTCCGGCATCCGCTGCCGGTGGCGCTGGGCCTCGCCATGCTGGCGACCGTCACCCCCGCCATCGGCGACGACCTGGACCTCCAGCGGGTCCTGCAGTTCCTGCCCTTCTTCGTGCTGGGCCTGTGCCTGCGGCCCGAGCACTTCCGGCTGGTGCGCCGGCGCACGGTGCGGATCGCGGCCGTGCCGGTGTTCGCGCTGGCGCTCGCCTTCGCCTACTGGGCGGTGCCGCGGATGAACGTCTCCTGGCTCTACCACCGCGACTCCGCGCAGGAGCTGGGCGCCCCCTGGTGGGCGGGGCCCGTCATGCAGCTCGCCCTGTTCGGCTGCTCACTGGTGCTGACGGCCTGCTTCTTCTCCTGGGTGCCGGGCCGCACGATGTGGTTCACGGTCCTCGGCGCGGGCACGCTGTACGGCTATCTGCTGCACGGCTTCCTCATCAAGACCGCCGACTACCGCGGCTGGTTCGAGCACCCCGCGCTGCACCGGCCGCTCGGGGAGATCGCCGTCAGCGTCGCCGTGGCCGTGGCCGTCACCCTGTTGTGCACCCCGCCGGTACGACGCGTCTTCCGGTTCGTGATGGAGCCGAAGATGGAGTGGGTCTTCAAGCGGGACGCCGCCCAGCTCGCCCGCGAGCGCGAGAAGGGCGCCCGGCCCGAGGAGAGCGGGAGGCGCGGGACGGACGAGAAGGTCGCGGGCGGGGTCGGGGCCTGA
- a CDS encoding HD domain-containing protein, with product MLTLSEVEALARAAHEGQTDKAGRPYAEHLRAVAEGVRARGGDDEQIAAAWLHDAVEDDALTEAWLAAAALSDRTKAVVLAVTKRAGETPEAYAARVLATPGALLVKEADLAHNADPARLAVLDAPTRARLTEKYARMRALLGLAAPAERPPRNITRG from the coding sequence TTGCTGACCCTGTCCGAGGTCGAGGCCCTCGCCCGCGCCGCCCACGAGGGGCAGACCGACAAGGCGGGCCGTCCCTACGCGGAACACCTCCGGGCGGTCGCGGAGGGGGTACGCGCGCGGGGCGGCGACGACGAGCAGATCGCGGCCGCCTGGCTGCACGACGCCGTCGAGGACGACGCCCTCACCGAGGCCTGGCTGGCGGCGGCCGCGCTGAGCGACCGAACGAAGGCCGTCGTCCTCGCCGTGACCAAGCGGGCGGGGGAGACGCCCGAGGCGTACGCGGCCCGTGTCCTGGCCACGCCGGGCGCCCTGCTGGTGAAGGAGGCGGACCTGGCCCACAACGCGGACCCCGCTCGGCTGGCGGTCCTGGACGCGCCCACCCGCGCACGGCTGACGGAGAAGTACGCGCGCATGCGCGCACTCCTCGGCCTCGCCGCACCGGCCGAACGACCTCCCCGGAACATCACCCGGGGATGA
- a CDS encoding PP2C family protein-serine/threonine phosphatase, with product MAAGRQRRAEAETSTARLKHLMHRVRTGVRRSAVDYFRGDGSDWIALAFLLLTVPLIAATTLANSVWCSPAALVLPIVTGGLVLRPSSLLGLYAAAATALIVESVRLGPYTEGPSRVTPGVVLVVAACGFFGLLIAQFRSRVGVPWRRGGTMLFDLRERIRVQSKLPSLPPGWHHEMALRPAGGQSFSGDFVVAARTNGGRTLEVVLTDVSGKGMDAGSRALLLSGAFGGLLGSLPPHAFLPAANGYLLRQDWDEGFATSIHLVLDLDSGDYELYSAGHPPGLQLSAGSGRWEEKAAEGPLLGVYDGAQFDPVKGSLRPGDVLMLFTDGLVETSDRDIVEGIDRLTGAADRYVAGGFQGAAWHLIEAVAKDVNDDRALLLICHEGPTTQSAALS from the coding sequence ATGGCAGCAGGACGACAGCGGCGCGCGGAAGCCGAGACGTCGACGGCCCGGTTGAAGCACTTGATGCACCGGGTCCGCACCGGCGTGCGCCGAAGCGCCGTCGACTACTTCCGCGGTGACGGCTCGGACTGGATCGCGCTCGCCTTCCTGCTGCTCACCGTCCCGCTGATCGCCGCCACGACGCTCGCCAACTCGGTGTGGTGCTCCCCGGCCGCCCTCGTCCTGCCGATCGTCACCGGCGGCCTGGTGCTGCGCCCGTCGAGTCTGCTCGGGCTGTACGCGGCGGCCGCGACGGCCCTCATCGTGGAGTCGGTGCGGTTGGGCCCGTACACGGAGGGCCCCTCCCGGGTCACGCCCGGCGTGGTGCTCGTGGTCGCCGCATGCGGTTTCTTCGGGCTGCTCATCGCCCAGTTCCGCAGCCGGGTCGGCGTCCCCTGGCGGCGCGGCGGCACGATGCTCTTCGACCTGCGCGAACGCATCCGCGTGCAGAGCAAGCTGCCGAGTCTGCCGCCGGGCTGGCACCACGAGATGGCGCTGCGGCCCGCGGGCGGCCAGTCGTTCTCCGGGGACTTCGTCGTCGCGGCCCGCACCAACGGCGGCCGCACGCTGGAGGTCGTCCTCACCGACGTCTCCGGCAAGGGCATGGACGCCGGTTCGCGCGCGCTGCTGCTGTCGGGCGCCTTCGGCGGCCTGCTCGGCTCGCTGCCCCCGCACGCCTTCCTCCCGGCCGCCAACGGCTATCTGCTGCGCCAGGACTGGGACGAGGGCTTCGCGACCTCCATCCACCTCGTCCTCGACCTCGACTCCGGCGACTACGAGCTCTACTCGGCCGGTCACCCGCCGGGCCTCCAGCTCAGCGCGGGCAGCGGCCGCTGGGAGGAGAAGGCCGCCGAGGGTCCCCTCCTCGGCGTGTACGACGGCGCCCAGTTCGACCCGGTGAAGGGCTCGCTGCGCCCCGGTGACGTCCTGATGCTCTTCACCGACGGCCTGGTGGAGACCTCCGACCGGGACATCGTCGAGGGCATCGACCGCCTCACCGGCGCGGCCGACCGCTATGTCGCCGGCGGTTTCCAGGGCGCCGCCTGGCACCTGATCGAGGCCGTCGCGAAGGACGTCAACGACGACCGTGCTCTGCTGCTGATCTGCCACGAGGGCCCGACGACCCAGTCGGCGGCGCTGTCCTGA
- a CDS encoding GNAT family N-acetyltransferase, protein MTSEAGHGGTARAATTDMRVLREEEWDTWYDTLVRAFGGVPESVEERELYRSLTPYDRCLGVWDGDMCVATAGAYDFRLTVPGGASTPAAGVTMVGVSATHRRRGILTSMMRRLLDDTRAEGRSLAVLTASEPDIYGRFGYGVATFGLHAEIDTSRVRLAVPDGTDEVRLRYADPGAELAVCEAVYARTVPGRPGMLARRPGWERPALLDPESERGGASPLQCVLTERDGEVTGYARFRVRPEWGHSGQNGRVLLRDLTAVDAPSQAALWRFLFGIDLTTSLEVRGRPVDEGWQHLVSDVRRCELRVRDALYVRLVEVGTALEARTYQAPVDVVFDVEDAFCPWNSGRWRLSGDAKGAVCSRTSDAADLALSVRELGAAYLGGVSLAALGAAGRVREVRRGALTEAASGFGSATAPWLPHGF, encoded by the coding sequence ATGACGAGTGAGGCGGGTCACGGCGGGACGGCGCGGGCGGCGACGACCGACATGCGGGTGCTGCGGGAGGAGGAGTGGGACACCTGGTACGACACTCTGGTGCGCGCCTTCGGCGGGGTCCCCGAGTCGGTCGAGGAGCGGGAGCTTTACCGGTCGCTCACCCCGTACGACCGCTGCCTCGGCGTGTGGGACGGCGACATGTGCGTGGCGACGGCGGGGGCGTACGACTTCCGGCTGACCGTGCCCGGCGGGGCGTCGACGCCGGCGGCGGGCGTGACGATGGTCGGGGTGAGCGCGACGCACCGGCGGCGCGGGATTCTGACCTCGATGATGCGGCGACTGCTGGACGACACGCGCGCGGAAGGGCGGTCGCTCGCCGTTCTCACCGCCTCCGAGCCGGACATCTACGGACGGTTCGGGTATGGCGTGGCGACCTTCGGGCTGCATGCGGAGATCGACACCAGCCGGGTGCGGCTGGCCGTCCCGGACGGGACGGACGAGGTCCGGCTGCGGTACGCCGACCCCGGCGCGGAACTCGCCGTGTGCGAGGCGGTGTACGCGCGGACGGTGCCCGGCCGGCCCGGAATGCTCGCGCGGCGGCCCGGCTGGGAACGGCCGGCGCTGCTCGATCCGGAGAGCGAGCGGGGCGGGGCGTCGCCGCTGCAGTGCGTGCTCACCGAACGGGACGGCGAGGTCACCGGTTACGCCCGGTTCCGGGTGCGCCCCGAGTGGGGGCACAGCGGGCAGAACGGGCGGGTGCTGCTCCGGGATCTGACCGCGGTCGACGCGCCGTCGCAGGCCGCGTTGTGGCGGTTCCTGTTCGGGATCGACCTCACCACCTCGCTCGAGGTGCGGGGGCGGCCGGTGGACGAGGGGTGGCAGCATCTCGTGTCCGACGTCCGGCGGTGCGAACTGCGGGTGCGGGACGCGTTGTACGTGCGGCTCGTGGAGGTCGGCACGGCGCTGGAGGCGCGGACGTACCAGGCGCCGGTGGACGTGGTGTTCGATGTCGAGGACGCCTTCTGCCCCTGGAACTCCGGGCGTTGGCGGCTCTCCGGGGACGCCAAGGGCGCGGTGTGCTCGCGGACCTCCGACGCGGCCGACCTCGCCCTGTCCGTACGGGAGTTGGGGGCGGCCTACCTCGGCGGGGTGAGCCTGGCGGCGCTGGGCGCGGCCGGACGGGTGCGGGAGGTCAGGCGGGGAGCGCTGACGGAGGCGGCGTCGGGGTTCGGGTCGGCCACGGCGCCCTGGCTGCCGCACGGTTTCTAG
- a CDS encoding Fpg/Nei family DNA glycosylase, with amino-acid sequence MPEGHTIHRLAQDYARFTGGPLRVSSPQGKFAAAAALLADAALTRTEAHGKHLFLGFTADRWIHIHLGLFGKVTFGPAPAPPPTDTVRLRLAAPASYVDLRGPTTCALIGDEEKQAVHARLGPDPLRADADPQAAYARVSRSRTTIAALLMDQKIIAGVGNVYRAEVLFRHRVDPYRAGRTVTPAEWDAIWSDLVALMRQGVRDNRIDTVRPEHTPEAMGRPPRVDDHGGEVYVYRRAHQPCHLCGDAVRTADLAARNLFWCPTCQKN; translated from the coding sequence GTGCCGGAAGGCCACACGATCCACCGACTGGCGCAGGACTACGCCCGCTTCACCGGCGGGCCCCTGCGAGTGAGCAGCCCCCAGGGCAAGTTCGCCGCGGCGGCTGCCCTCCTCGCCGACGCCGCCCTGACCCGCACCGAGGCACACGGCAAGCACCTCTTCCTCGGCTTCACCGCCGACCGCTGGATCCACATACACCTGGGCCTCTTCGGCAAGGTCACCTTCGGTCCGGCCCCCGCACCGCCGCCCACGGACACCGTCCGGCTCCGCCTCGCCGCCCCGGCCTCCTACGTCGACCTGCGGGGCCCCACGACCTGCGCCCTCATCGGCGACGAGGAGAAGCAGGCCGTACACGCCCGCCTCGGCCCCGACCCGCTGCGCGCCGACGCCGACCCGCAGGCCGCGTACGCCCGCGTCTCCCGCAGCCGTACGACGATCGCCGCACTCCTCATGGACCAGAAGATCATCGCCGGCGTGGGCAACGTCTACCGCGCCGAGGTCCTCTTCCGGCACCGCGTCGACCCCTACCGCGCGGGCCGGACGGTCACCCCCGCCGAATGGGACGCGATCTGGTCCGACCTGGTCGCCCTCATGCGCCAGGGCGTCCGCGACAACCGCATCGACACGGTCCGCCCGGAGCACACCCCGGAGGCGATGGGCCGCCCGCCGCGGGTCGACGACCACGGCGGCGAGGTGTACGTCTACCGCCGTGCGCACCAGCCCTGCCATCTGTGCGGCGACGCCGTCCGCACCGCCGACCTCGCCGCCCGCAACCTCTTCTGGTGCCCGACCTGCCAGAAGAACTGA
- a CDS encoding ribose-5-phosphate isomerase: MRVYLGSDHAGFELKNHLVEWLKAAGHDPVDCGPHIYDAQDDYPPFCLRAAEKTAADPDSLGIVIGGSGNGEQIAANKVKGVRAALAWSEETASLGRQHNNANVVAVGARMHAEDEVTKFVETFLATPFSQDERHIRRIDMLADYETTGDLPPVPPHHPQQ; this comes from the coding sequence ATGCGCGTGTATCTCGGCTCGGACCATGCCGGCTTCGAACTCAAGAACCACCTCGTCGAATGGCTCAAGGCGGCGGGTCACGACCCGGTCGACTGCGGGCCCCACATCTACGACGCCCAGGACGACTACCCGCCCTTCTGCCTCCGCGCGGCGGAGAAGACGGCCGCTGACCCCGACTCCCTCGGCATCGTGATCGGCGGCTCCGGCAACGGCGAGCAGATCGCCGCGAACAAGGTCAAGGGCGTCCGTGCGGCGCTGGCCTGGAGCGAGGAGACCGCGTCCCTCGGCCGCCAGCACAACAACGCCAACGTCGTCGCGGTCGGCGCCCGCATGCACGCCGAGGACGAGGTGACGAAGTTCGTCGAGACCTTCCTGGCCACCCCGTTCTCCCAGGACGAGCGTCACATCCGCCGCATCGACATGCTGGCGGACTACGAGACGACCGGCGACCTGCCCCCCGTCCCGCCCCACCACCCCCAGCAGTAA